The following nucleotide sequence is from Pithys albifrons albifrons isolate INPA30051 chromosome 2, PitAlb_v1, whole genome shotgun sequence.
CACCCACAGGCTGCTGTCCTTTGGGATTTTCTGTCTCCAGAGTGGGCTGTCCATAGGCTGCAGCTCTTCAACATACACCCACCCAGCTACACTGTGGGGCACACAGTGATACAGCTGATAATGTTacaaagagcagagccacagcagaaagaaatgtaaaccaaaagagagagaaacctTTTGTTTAGTTCAttcatttcaaacagaaaatatcaaaatgttTGTGGCAGCTTTGCAGTATTGTTATTGCCATTTTGCATCCAGGCCATATGTGAGGTATAAAAATTCTGCTATTGATGATAATTTTGCTCAAAGATAAACATCAATAAAATGCTAATTGTAATCTATTGAACACATATTAATTTTGTTCAAGGTGTTTGAAGGCAAAAGTCCTTACTTCATTGGTAAAGAGAAAACATCTGTATCATTTACACTACCAGGAGAGTTGCACTAGAAATTAAATGACTTGTTACCTACAATGAAATATCaacatttttcagcttttgttaCCGTTCCTACCTCATGCAAACCTTGTAATTCACACAGAGTAGAATCCTTAGCAGTGTCTTTTTGAGTTTGGGATTGCTGAATATCAGAATTAGGGAATCAACACCTGGAAAACTGTACGTTAATGCAGTAATAGGAAAGATCACGTGATTTTGGTTCTTCATTGAATAAATCAGAGCCAAGATCATAATAATGAAATTGATGCTGTACATTACTAGGAAGGAGAGAATACATTTCATGGCTTTGATGTGGGCATCCATGCTGAGGTCCTTCATGGAGTTTGTCTGCATGTTGCGTTTGTGTCTCCAGAGAGacaagagaaggagaagggcagCAAAGATGACTGCTATGAATGCAGTGGTAGACACAAAGCCAATGATAAATAAAATGGTGAAGAAGTGTTCATCCATACTGGTAttgcatttcaaataattttcttcactggTGGAATTGAGGTTCTCACACTCTGTTTTATCAGTGGTGGTGTAGACTACGATTCCAAAAACCAAGCCTAAAAGTAATGAACCCAACAAGAACCAGGGTACAATCCTGTCAATTCTTACTTTCAGGTAAATGAAGAATCTGTTCCTGAAATTAGCAATTTTTATACAATAGAAGACACAAAGACAGGCAGAAAACCATATGtttgaaatttgaaaaacaCCTTGACTAGCTGCAAGTAATTCAAGTAGAGAGTAGACATAAAAGCAATAGGGATGAATTGTCACAAGTAAGTAATACAGCCATGCAATGCACAAATACCAAAACCTGGAGCATCCCAGTGACATCAAGATCTTCTCTTGAGActtcaaggttttctttttgaCCCAAGCCAtgaaaataacagaaacaaTGAAAGCATTTATCCACATGCCAGCAAATGCCTGGGGAGATATGATTGCTATAACCGGGGCACCATAGGAGGTGACATTTGATTGCTCTGGAGAGTCACAGGCTTCCATGGTCGGTGCTggggagcagtgctgtgctggacaAGGGGGCTGTTGCACCAATGCCAAACACAGGTCAGTGGCTGCTGTTCCCTGAGTGTAACTAATGGCAAGAGGAGCTTTAtagagctgctggtgggaggaTGTTGGTGCCGCTATTGttgagagcagggcaggtgcAGGGATGTAAATGTGCTGGGTATTCTGTTACCTGGTGTCAGTGTCACTGTTGACTATTTGAATTTTTGTTCAGGAGGGCTGTGTTGTCTGACACAAAGAGCAGAGATGTTTTCCTGCAATTTACAGGAGTGACCCATGTTTGGTCTGTGTCAGTCTTCAGGATCTGGGTTATGTCCCTTGGCCATCTGTGATGCTCTTTCTGAGCTACTTATTATCTCAGCAGAGCACAGTCAGGGATGTCACTATGCTTTTTCATCCCTGTTTCCAGGACCTGCAAATTTTAACTGAGATTCTGTTACTAGAGTTCATTTATCCTTGTCAGGCATTGAAATCCCTGCTAGTTTTCCCCATGGTAATAATGCCTTAAGATAAAGTAAGGCGCCACATTGCTGGATGGGGAAGGCCATTGAAGAAAAATCAGGACCTTCTTTACCCAAAGTTCAAGATGAAACATATAGAAGAAAAGGGCAAAAATTGGCAGAAGTCTTTGTGGAAGGCTTCACATCTCATCTGCTGGCAATGTGAAAAGTTTAGGCTTGGGACCATGCTGGCTTTCCCCTGCCCTGAAATCCCATCAAGCTTCTAAACGAATTTAAGTTCTGAAAGCTCTGGGGTCATTATCTTGGTTTGGATTCAATCATGTAAAAATACTAGTTCTTTTGATAATTGATGTTGGTGTAGGGCAGAGCATTTGCTTGAGAGAATTTTCATTTCCTCCCTTGGCCTATTATGTGCTTTATGCTCTAGATTGATTTTTCTATGGATTTGCTGACAGAAAACATGGTGTAAGGTTGAGGTTTGGTTTTCTtaccttgtttttcttcttgttgtttttgatttctgcttcctctctgcatgcatatatatatatatatatatatgtgaggAGAATACAAATTATTTGAAAAGCAGAGGGtctgaagaagaaatgaaacagtATTTATCAAAGTGATGTTTTCTTATTGGTAATTGCTATTCATGTGAACTGACATCAGCAAGAGTGTAGACTGAGCATACACGGTTAACAGAAGAATGTTGATGTCatgaagagctggagaggaatgCCCTGATAAATAATTGCTGTGGAGGGAAATTTCCTGACCTCTTATCCGGTGATTTGGAACTTGATGATacttaagatcccttccaactcacacAATAGCCTTGTCTTAATTGCATTAAGTACAGCCTGATTTTGTCCAGCTCTCCAggctgcttttatttattttactcttgAGGTTTTTTATGTTAATGCCCTTGCTTCTGCTGTGGAACTACTCATGAGCTGTCCCTCTACTCATTAATATTTTGCATGGCAAAAGCACTTTTAACTGTTTCACTAGTCAGTCATAAATCTTGGAATGTGACCCTGTGATAtcctgttatgggtttagcttGGTGTGGGGCTAAATGTAGGCTTTGgatttcagagtaggcctgagactatcagctgacttgagctgtgCTGGtctagctgacagctgactactctggccaatagtattccataccatattccgacATCATCTCCAAATATAAAAGCTGGAGtaggagtggcttagtcagttccttCAAGCTGTGGTGCCAGGAGGACACACTGTACAgccccaggagggacaggagggccAGGTCTGGCACCACCTTACCACCATGTTAGCTtagagaagtaaaatgtttgttcttagtctttctctctccttgggtctgtctctggggaattgagttctccagactgatttgtagttagaatggtgagATTTGTGTTCGAAGAGGAGTGGCgagttattttttcttatttctaacttgtgtaaagtgtgtgttatattttagttttcattttctcctttatgtataaatatatagttTAAGCCtgttttgaggtgttttttttttcttttctcccttttctagGCACAGGGTAGGAGGCTGACACTCTGTATGGGGCAGTTTGCATTTTCCATGGCAAAACCATTCCTAACTGTTTCACTAATCAATCATAAAAACTTGGAATGTGACCCAAAGCAGTTTTCCATGGAGTGCCAactctgggcagcccctcccACCGACCTCTGACATCTCCTGTGTGTcagcttccctgggctgggcacatCACTGCATCTCTCcatgtgggctgtgctgggggataACATGTCCCCTGCAGGTCCAGCTGAGTGGGGCTGGTGCACAGGGcagtggtgctgtgctgggtgtcATGTTCTCAAGGCTTCCATGGAGCTGGCAGAAGGTATCTGCAGTGTGGTTTGCTGGGGCTGCCTTGTTTAGTGTGGTGACATCTGCCAGATGCTGGTTTTGCCTGCTGAGCCTTGTGGCATGTGGAATTTTGAGGGATGATGTTGCATGGGATGTGGGGAATAAGATGGATCTTCCAGGGCATTTTTGCAAAATCAGTTTGAAGTGTCATTTTAAGGGATGAAGTGCATGAGTACcaggtgggagggaagggaggtgTGGTGGTGCCTGTCCTTTGAAGGCCTTTCAGTGAGGAGATGTGTCCAGATAAGGTTCCTAGGATCTGCCTGCAGACCTGATTGACATTGCTGGAGACAATGAAATGGTCAGTTCAGGTTCCTGTctgtttatgcttaaactattTAATCTTTATAGGACCTGCTGGGGAGGGTTGACCTTGGGCACCTGCCAAACCCCTATCTAAGAAGTTGTCTCCTCTACTCTTTCCTCCTCATGCTCTTCCCCTGATCCAGCACAAATGCTCTTTTCTAGTGGTTTTACTGTGCCAGAGTCCACTGGTAAAAGTCAATCTCACCTACAAGTAAAACCTGACCAGGAGAGCagtcacacagagcagggcaatcCTGTTGTGCAGGAAATAGGGCAGAGAAGACACACAGGGCTGGTGTGGGACGTGGGCTCTGCACTCACCTGTACACACCACGGCCATTCTTGCATTGCTGTTTGTGTGTCAGTGACCACCtgtggacagtgacagggatcAACATGTTCAACTATCAGCTATCAACCACTGCCAGACAGTGAGACAGCTCATCACATTACACTGGaacagagccacagcagcaagAAATGTGAACCAAAACAGATAAACCTGTTGTTTAGGTCAGTTGTTTCAATCAGCAAATACCAAAGTGTTTGAGGAAGGTTCACAGTATTGCTATTGCCCTTCTGTGTCCAGCCCATGTACCAGGTCTAAACTGAGTTGTTATTGGCGATAATTTAACTCAAAGGATTACCTAAACAAAACTACAACTGAAAGTTTTGTATTTAAGCCACACTATTTTAGTTCAAAGTATTTGAATGACTTCTTCTCAATCTCAGTGATGAAAAGTAAACATCTGTATCATCCACAGTGCCTGGAAAGTTGCATTAGAGATTTAATGACTCCTTTTCTATAATGAAATATCAACATTTCACAAGTGCTACAGTATTTTCCACCATTCCTACCTCATGCAAACCCTGAACTTCACACAGGGCAGGATCTTTATCAATGTCTTTTCCAGTCTGGGATTGCTGAATATCAGAATAAAGgaataaactgaaatacagtGAGAAATATCACAGGACTGCCTTTCTTCGTGACATAAACCATTGCCAAGGTCAAGGATGCAAAGTTGATGGTGTGCATTACTAGGAAGGAGAGAATAGATTTCATGGCTCTGATGTGGCATCCATGCTGAGGTCCTTCATGCAATTTATCTGCATGTTGGGTTTGTGtttccagagagaaaagagaagagcagcaaagaTGACTGCCATGAATGAAACAGTGTATCCAAAGCCtgtgagaaaaaacagaagaaaaaacatgttCATCGGTTTTGATATTTGCATTCCAAAAACTACCTGGTCCAGTGGAATCACGGTTGTTACAGAGTAATTTATCAGTGATGTCATAGGCAACAATGCTGATAACGAGCACTGATAaaagcactgccccaaacaACAGCCACCGTACAATCCTGTCAATTTTTACTTTCAGGTAGTTGAAGAAGCTGTTCCTGAAATTGGCAATTTTTATACAATGAGAGACAGAAAGTCAGACTGAAACTCAGAAATTTGAACACTCCAAAAAAGCCCTGAATAGATACAATTAGTTGAAGTGTGGGCTGAACATAAAGGCAAAGGGAagaaattattgaaaaaaagGCATGAGATGAACAAATACCTAATCTAGAAGAATCCCAGAAACAGTAAGATATTCTCATTACAGAtcagaagggtttttttatcCAAGCAGTGCAAATCACAGACACATGAAAGTGTTTATCCACAATCCACCTGCCAGCAAATACCCAGAGAGTCATGATGTCTCCTGAATGAttggccaaacttcgcaaacgaagatttgggcagggctgtccccccacgtgggtgtgcccttccagcccgcgcagtggattttttaggtgaggctcagcgtgcgcagaactggccccaccgtttaagtcccaaggtccatctgctactgccgagtgagcttggacagtgccagtgaagtcctcaggactgtctacagcacccggtactaaccggggctgaccctgctgagcatctgagatctgacgggatcagatggcagggaggctttaactgcccagtacggtctccactgagactcgaactcacgaccttgtgatcgGAGTtcggagtgctcaccattacaccacgggaccaccctgATGTCTACTACTATGTCATCATATGAAGTGACATTTGATTGCTCTGGAGAGTCAGAAGCTTCCATGGTTGGAGCTggggagcagtgctgtgctggacaAGGGGGCTGTTGGTTCAGGAGGACTGTGTTGGGTGACACAAACAGTGGCGATGTTTTTCTGCAGTGGACAGTGTTGTGATTGTGTGAGTGACCCATGTTTGTTCCCTGTACAGCTTGAGGATCTGGGTTCTTTTGTCCCTTGGtcactgttgtagtttggaattattatgtaaattctctcccctgccactaactgcccatgcctgtagttaacaaaaagaagtagttaactgctgatcgcttaggtgggggcaggttgtcaCTTTTGGTTTTagggacatttttttttccattcttagctcagTGGAACGCAGGAGCGGGGGTtgtgctgccgaggagggaagctgttcttttttaatcctgctcctgctgctggcactgctggggcttcttgctgagctgctgcttttctcctcgccacggttgttctcctggttcccgcatctggggtcccagcctctgctccagtctcaccgccgcctgcaccgtcacagcctgcccgccccggctggggcagtgacctgggagagagaagtttgcagctgcttcccaggacACGCGGCGTTTCCccacttccagttttctttcttcatttgggacaagagacacagagagagagacagaattcaactgggaactcaccctgccggactgtgacactgatactgcctcA
It contains:
- the LOC139668232 gene encoding taste receptor type 2 member 103-like, whose protein sequence is MEACDSPEQSNVTSYGAPVIAIISPQAFAGMWINAFIVSVIFMAWVKKKTLKSQEKILMSLGCSRFWYLCIAWLYYLLVTIHPYCFYVYSLLELLAASQGVFQISNIWFSACLCVFYCIKIANFRNRFFIYLKVRIDRIVPWFLLGSLLLGLVFGIVVYTTTDKTECENLNSTSEENYLKCNTSMDEHFFTILFIIGFVSTTAFIAVIFAALLLLLSLWRHKRNMQTNSMKDLSMDAHIKAMKCILSFLVMYSINFIIMILALIYSMKNQNHVIFPITALTYSFPGVDSLILIFSNPKLKKTLLRILLCVNYKVCMR